DNA sequence from the Streptomyces sp. MST-110588 genome:
CCTGTTGGAGCCCCGCGAGGGCATCCCCCCGGTGGTCGCCACCGAGGAGGCACTCGCCGAGGTCGTGGCCGCCTTCGCCGGTGGCACCGGGCCGGTCGCCGTGGACGCCGAACGGGCCTCCGGCTACCGCTACGGCCAGCGCGCCTACCTCGTACAGTTGCGCCGCGAGGGGGCGGGCAGCGCCCTGATCGACCCCGTGGGCTGCCCCGACCTGTCGGTGCTGGGCGAGGCCATCGGCGATGCCGAATGGGTTCTGCACGCCGCGACCCAGGACCTGCCCTGCCTGCGGGACATAGGCATGATCCCGGACCGCCTCTTCGACACCGAGCTGGCCGGACGGCTCGCGGGCTTCGCCCGGGTCGGGCTCGGCGCGATGGTCGAGAACGTTCTCGGCTACGCCCTGGAGAAGGGTCACTCGGCCGTCGACTGGTCCACCCGCCCGCTGCCCGAGCCCTGGCTGCGCTACGCCGCGCTGGACGTGGAGCTGCTGGTGGACCTGCGGGACGCGCTGGAGGAGGAGCTGCGGCGGCAGGGCAAGCTGGAGTGGGCGCACCAGGAGTTCGCGGCCATCGCCGCGGCGCCGCCCGCCCCGCCCCGCAAGGACCCCTGGCGGCGTACGTCGGGCATGCACAAGGTCCGCCGCCGCCGGCAGATGGCGGTCGTACGGGAGCTGTGGACGGCCCGGGACCAGGTCGCCCAGCGGCGCGACATCTCGCCCGGCAAGGTGCTGGGCGACGCCGCCATCGTCGAGGCGGCCCTGAACCTGCCGCCCAACGCCCACGCGCTGGCGGCCCTGCCCGGCTTCGGCCACCGCATGGGCCGGCGCCAGCTCGAACAGTGGCAGGCGGCGGTCGACCGGGCCCGCGCGCTGCCCGAGAGCGAGCTGCCGCAGCCCGGGCAGCCGCTCAACGGCCCGCCGCCGCCCCGGTCGTGGGCGGACAAGGACCCGGCCGCCGCGGCCCGGCTCACCGCGGCCCGTACGGCGGTCAGCGCGCTCGCCGAACGGCTGAACCTGCCCCAGGAGAACCTGATCACCCCGGACACGGTCCGCCGGCTGTGCTGGGAGCCGCCCGCCGACCCGGCCCCGGACGCGGTGGCCGCGGCGCTCGCGGCCCGGGGCGCCCGCCCCTGGCAGGTCGAACAGGTGGCACCGGTCCTGGCCGAGGCCCTGCGGACCCCGACGGCCTGACGCCGCCGCGCCAGCCTCTCATTTTTCCCGTCCCCGGTCACCGGCAGGCGCTCCGCCCGCCCGGTGGCCGGGGACGTCTGCCGTGTCCGCCGGGGCGCCCCTCACCTCCCCGGACGCCTTTTCCCTCCCCCTGCCGGGCCGCGTGGCCCGGCGGACGGAACGGTGCGGTCCGCCGGACGGTGTGACGTTCGCCGCTTGGCCCGAGGGGGCTGGGCAGCTTGGTTACCCGTAAGTAGCATGAAGGCGTGACGCGCGCCCCCGGCGCGCCGTGCAGCAGTGCCATCCCGCACCTGGAGGAGAGCCAACGTGCCTCGTACCGCTAGGGACGTCGTCTTCGTCGACGGCGTCCGCACCCCGTTCGGCAAGGCGGGCCCGAAGGGCATCTACCACGAGACCCGCGCCGACGACCTGGTCGTCAAGTGCATCCGGGAGCTGCTGCGCCGCAACCCGGACCTCGACCCGGCCCGTATCGACGAGGTCGCCCTCGCCGCCACGACCCAGATCGGCGACCAGGGCCTGACCCTGGGCCGTACCGCCGGAATCCTGGCCGGTCTCCCGCAGTCCGTGCCCGGCTTCTCCGTGGACCGGATGTGCGCCGGCGCGATGACCGCCGTGACCAGCGTCGCCGGTGGCGTGGCCTTCGGCGCGTACGACATCGCGGTGGCCGGCGGCGTCGAGCACATGGGCCGTCACCCCATGGGCGAGGGCGTGGACCCCAACCCGCGCTTCGTCTCCGAGAAGCTGGTCGACCAGTCCGCCCTCTTCATGGGCATGACGGCGGAGAACCTCCACGACCGCTTCCCGCACCTGACCAAGCAGCGGGCCGACGAGTACGCGGTGCGCAGCCAGGAGAAGGCCGCCAAGGCGTACGCCGACGGCAAGATCCAGGCCGACCTGGTACCGATCTCGGTGCGCCGCACCAGCGCCGAGGCCGGCGAGACCGGCTGGGGCCTGGCGACCGCCGACGAGCCGATGCGCCCGGGCACCACGCTGGAGAACCTGGCGAACCTCAAGACCCCCTTCCGCCCGCACGGCCGGGTCACCGCGGGCAACGCGGCGGGCCTGAACGACGGCGCCACCGCCTCGCTGATCGCCGCCGAGGACGTGGCCCGCGAGCTGGGCCTGCCGGTCAAGATGCGCCTGGTGGACTACGCCTTCGCGGGCGTGGAGCCCGAGGTCATGGGCATCGGCCCGGTCCCGGCGACCGAAAAGGCGCTGGCCAAGGCCGGTCTGACGATCGACGACATCGGCCTGTTCGAGATCAACGAGGCGTTCGCCGTCCAGGTGCTGTCGCTGCTGGACCACTACGGCATCGCGGACGACGACCCGCGCGTCAACCAGTACGGCGGCGCCATCGCCTTCGGCCACCCGCTCGCCTCCTCCGGCGTGCGTCTGATGACGCAGCTCGCGCGGCAGTTCGAGGAGCAGCCGCACGTCCGTTACGGCATCACGACCATGTGCGTCGGCTTCGGCATGGGCGGCACGGTCATCTGGGAGAACCCGCACTTCGAGGGAGCAGGCAAGTGACCACCACCACCGAGCTGTTGAAGGGTGCGGCCGAGCTGTTCCCGGACGAGGTCGTCACCCAGGCGCACGTACGGCACCTGGAGCTGCCCGGCGCCGGCACCTTCGCGCTGATCACGCTGGACAACGGCCTGGACCACACCAAGCCGACCACCTTCGGCCCGCAGTCGCTGGCGAACCTGAACACCGCGATCGACCAGGTCGAGGCGGAGGCCAAGGACGGAAAGATCACCGGCGTCGGCATCACCGGCAAGCCGTTCATCTTCGCCGTCGGCGCCGACCTCAAGGGCGTGGAGCTGCTCAAGCGCCGCGAGGACGCGCTGGCCATCGGCAAGGGCGGCCACGACGTCTTCAAGCGGCTGTCGGGCCTGGCCGTGCCGACCTTCGCGTACTACAACGGCGCCGCGATGGGCGGCGGCGTCGAGGTCGGTCTGCACTGCACGTACCGCACCGTCTCCAAGGCGCTGCCCGCCTTCTCGCTGCCCGAGGTCTTCCTCGGTCTGGTGCCCGGCTGGGGCGGCTGCGTCCTGCTGCCGAACCTGATCGGCGCCGACCGCGCGGTCTCGGTGATCATCGAGAACTCGCTCAACCAGAACAAGCAGCTCAAGGGCCAGCAGGTATTCGACCTCGGTATCGCCGACGCGATCTTCGAGGGCGCGGACTTCCTGGAGCAGTCGCTGCTGTGGACCGCCTCGGTCCTCAAGGGCGACACCGAGGTCGTACGGGCCGACGTCGACCGCGGTGAGGCGTGGGACCAGGCCGTCCAGCGCGGCAAGGGCATCGCGGACGGCAAGGTGCACGGCGCCGCCCCGGCCGCCTACCGCGCGCTGGACATCATCGCCGCCGCCAAGAACGGCGACCTGCGCCAGGGCTTCGACGCCGAGGACCAGGCCCTCGCCGACCTGATCATGGGTGGCGAGCTGCGCAGCGGCATCTACTCCTTCAACCTGGTGCAAAAGCGCGCCAAGCGCCCGGCCGGCGCCCCGGACAAGTCCCTGGCCCGCCCGGTGACCAAGGTGGGCGTGGTCGGCGCGGGCCTGATGGCCTCGCAGCTCGCGCTGCTGTTCGCGCGCCGCCTGGAGGTGCCGGTGGTGCTCACCGACATCGACCAGGAGCGCATCGACAAGGGCGTGAAGTACGTCCACGACGAGATCGACAAGCTGCTCCTGAAGGGCCGCGTCAACCAGGACAAGGCCAACCGCCTCAAGGGCCTGGTGACCGGCCACCTCGACAAGGCCGCCGCCTTCGGCGACGCGGACTTCGTCATCGAGGCCGTCTTCGAGGAGATGGGCGTCAAGCAGCAGGTGTTCGCCGAGGTCGAGGCGGTCGTGCCGGAGCACGCCATCCTCGCCACGAACACCTCGTCCCTCTCGGTCACCGAGATGGCGTCCAAGCTCAAGCACCCCGAGCGGGTCGTGGGCTTCCACTTCTTCAACCCGGTCGCGATCCTGCCGCTGCTGGAGATCGTGCGCGCGGAGAAGACCGACGACGCGTCGCTGGCCACCGCCTTCTCCGTCGCCAAGTCGCTGAAGAAGACGGCCGTGCTGGTCAAGGACGCCCCGGCGTTCGTGGTCAACCGCATCCTGACCCGCTTCATGGGCGAGATCCAGAACGTCATCGACGAGGGCACCCCCGTGGAGACCGCCGAGAAGGCCGTCGAGCCGCTCGGTCTGCCGATGTCGCCGCTGGTGCTGCTGGAGCTGGTCGGCCCGGCGATCGGCCTGCACGTCTCCGAGACGCTGCACGGCGCCTTCCCGGACCGCTTCACCGTCTCGCCGAACCTGGCCGCGGTGGTCAAGGCCGGCAAGCGCGGCTTCTATGTGTACGACTCCGGCAAGCCGGAGCTGGACCCCGAGGTCAAGGCGCTGCTCAAGCAGGGCGACACCGTCCTGACCGAGGAGCAGGTCCGCGACCGCGTCCTGGACGCCGTCGCACAGGAGATCGGCCTGATGCTGGAGGAGGGCGTGGTCGCCGAGGCGCAGGACATCGACCTGTGCCTGATCACCGGCGCCGGCTGGCCCTTCCACCTGGGCGGCATCACGCCGTACCTGGACCGTACGGGCGTCTCCGAGCGCGTCAACGGCAAGAAGTTCCTGGCCCCGGGCGTGGCGAGCGTCCCCGCGTAAACCCCGGGACCTTTGTCCCACCCTTCCGGTGCCCGGCCGGGAGCACGGCACGTGCCACGCTCCCGGCCGGGCACCGGTGCGTCCGGGACCGGTGGGTCAGGAGGTGGGCACGCCGGGCTGCGAGGGTAGGAGGGACGCAGGGTGGGGGATGTGGGGCACGGGCACGTGGAAAGGTGGCTTGATGGGTGGCTTGGTCATTGTCGACGCGGCGAACGTGGTCGGCTCGGTGCCCGACGGGTGGTGGCGGGACCGGCACGGCGCGGCCGAGCGGCTGCGTGACGCGCTGGCCGGGTACGCCGGCCGGGGGCTGCCCGGGCTCGTCGAGCCGCCGGTGGAGATCGTGCTGGTGGTGGAGGGCGCGGCCCGTGGCGTGACGTCGGTGGAGGGCGTCCGGGTGGAGTCCGCGAGCGGCAGCGGCGATGACCGGATCGTGGAACTCGTACGGGACCAGGGGCTGCGGCGGGACGGGGAGGGGCCGGCCCGGGAGGGGTCGGCGGAGGCCGATTCCGGCTGTCTGGTCGTCACCGCGGACCGTGGACTGCGGGAGCGGGTACGGGCCCTGGGGGCGCGGGTGACCGGCCCACGGGCGGTGTGGGGTCAGGGCGGCACCCGCCCCGGGCGCGGCACATAGAGGACGGCGCCGTCGACGGTGCCCGCCCGCACGTAACCAGCGTCGAGGAAGGCACGCAGCGGCGGCGTACGGGAGGGGGCGTACGGCTCGCCGCGCGAGTCGTCGAGGACCAGCGCGGGCGGCCTCGCCGCCAGTTCACGGCGCAGGACGGTCCAGGCGCCGGGGACGGCGTACCGCGGGCCGACGCGGGAGCCGTCCCGCCCGCCGCTGAAGTTGGTGAGCAGCCCGGCCGTCAGGAAGCGGCTGGCCGGCGGGCGGCCGGCCAGCCAGTACTGCTCGGGATGCATGCCCCAGATCAGTACGGGCTCGGTGGCGGCGGTCCGCCCCCGCACGGCGGCCACCACGGCCCGGGTGTGCGCAAGTCCGGCCGGGCCGGCGGCCAGCCCCCAGGCCAGGAACGTGCCGCAGGAGAGCGCGCACAGGGCCAGGCAGCGGCGTGCGGCGCGGCGCGGCAGACGGTCCAGGGCCGCGGCGCCCAGGAGCGCCAGCGGCGGGAGGACCTGGAGGTAGTAGTGGCCGAAGAAGTGGAAGCCGGCGGTGACGGCCGCGGCGGAGGCCAGGAGCCATGACCACAGGCCGGCACAGCGGCCGGGCCGGCGCATGAGCAGGGGGACCAGGAGGCCGGCGCAGGACGCGGCGAGCAGGCCGGCGTTGACGGCGGCTCGTCCCGCGGCCCGCAGGACGGAGCCGTCCACGGAGACGTACGCGGCGGAGCCGGTGACGGTCCAGAACAGGAACCGGCCGGGGCCCGTGGCCAGGGCCACCGCCGTCAGCGGTCCGGCGAGTCCGGCGGCGAGCAGGGCGAGAGCGCGCAGCCGGGCGAAGGCGCGCGTCTGTACGGAGGCGTACGGCCGGGCGGAGGTGTACGGCCGGGCCGGGGCGTACGGCCGGGCCGGGGCGCCCCGCAGCAGGCACAGGACGGGCAGCAGGACCGCTCCCCCGGTCTGCTTGGTGAGCAGGGCGGCGGCGACGGACAGACCCGCGGGCAGCCACCGGCCGCGGTCGGCGCACCACAGCGCCGCGGCCGTCCACGGCAGCATGAACACCTCGAAGTTCGCGGCCTGGGCGTCCTGCGGGTTCAGGCCGATGGACACCAGGAGGTAGAGGATCGGGGCGGTGCGGCCCACGCGCTCGCCCCAGCGGCGGCGGGCGAGCGCGGCGAGCAGTACGGCGGTGGTGCCCTGCGCCAGGACCGCCGCCGCCCTCAGGGGCCACAGCGTCTGGTCCCCGAAGAGCGCGAAGGCCGCCTCGTACGTCCAGGGCAGCAGCGGCGGCTTGCGGTCGACCACCGTCCCGTACAGCGTGCCGCCCGCGGCCAGCATCCTGGCCTGGGTCGCCACGAAGCCCTCGTCGGGGTAGCAGCACGGGTGGCGCAGGGACGGCAGCCGGGTGAGCAGCGCCAGCGCGGCCAGGACGGGCAGCAGCGGCGGCCAGAAGGACGGAGGGGGGCCGGGGCCGTCGCCGGGTACGGAGGGCGCGGCTGCGGGGGGACGTGGCAGGGAGAGGCCGGGTGGCCGGGGTACGGGCACGGCGCTCAATTTAAGACCCCATACACCACCTAAAGGGGCATATGGGGTCTCAATGCCGGGTGTTGTCAGCCCGGCTTCAGGCTCGGTCGCGGCTCCCCAGGCGGCTGTGCGTCCGCCCGTACAGGAAGTAGACGAGGAAGCCCACGACCATCCAGATCCCGAACCGCAACCAGGTCTCGGCGGGCAGGTTGAGCATCAGCCACAGCGAGGCCAGGACGGAGAGCACCGGCACCAGCGGCACCAGCGGCGTACGGAAGGCGCGCGGCAGCTCGGGACGGACCCGGCGCAGGATGATCACGCCCAGCGCGACCACGACGAACGCGAAGAGCGTGCCGATGTTGACCAGTTCGGCCAGCTCGTCGATCGAGGTCAGACCGGCGACGACGGCGACCACGGCCCCCAGCGCGACGGTCGAGCGGTACGGCGTGCCGAAGCGCGGGTGGACCTGCGAGAAGACCTGCGGCAGCAGCCCGTCCCGGCTCATGGCGAAGAAGACCCGGCTCTGCCCCAGCAGCAGGATCATGCACACCGACGTGAGGCCGACGGCGGCGCCGAAGCTGATCAGTCCGGCCCAGAAGGGGTGCCCGAGGTCCTTGAAGGCGTCGGCGAGCGGGGCGTCGGTGGACAGGTGGCTGTACTTCTCCATCCCGGTGACCACGACCGACACGGCGACGTACAGGACCGTGCAGATCGCCAGCGAACCCAGGATGCCGCGGGGCACGTCGCGCTGCGGGTTGCGGGTCTCCTCCGCGGCGGTGGCCACGATGTCGAAGCCGATGAAGGCGAAGAAGACCACGGCCGCCGCCGCGAAGATCCCCATCACGCCGAAGTCGGAGGGGGTGAAGCCGAACAGGAGCTGGGACAGGGGCGCCGCCATGCCGCCGGCGCCGTGGGACGGCTCGCTGTCGGGGATGAACGGGTGGTAGTTGGCACCGGTGATGAAGAAGGACCCGACGATGACGACGATCAGTACGACGGTGACCTTGACGCCGACCACCACGGTCGTCACCCGGGAGGACAGCTTCATGCCGACGACCAGGATGGCGGTGAGCGCCAGCACCAGCAGGCACGCCAGCACGTCGAAGCCGAACCGCCCCTCGTGGGTGCCGGAGAGCGACTGCGGCAGGTGCCAGCCGGCCGTGCCCAGCAGCGAGCGGATGTAGCCGGACCAGCCGACGGCGACCACCGCGCAGCCCAGCGCCAGCTCCAGGACGAGGTCCCAGCCGATGATCCACGCCGGGAGCTCGCCCAGCGAGGCGTAGGAGAAGGTGTACGCGGAACCGGCGACCGGCACGGTGGAGGCGAACTCCGCATAACACAGCGCGGCCAGCGCGCACACGGCGCCCGCCAGGACGAAGGACAGCGCCACGGCCGGCCCCGCCGTCTCCTTGGCGATCTTCCCGGTGAGCACGAAGATGCCGGTCCCGATGACGACGCCGACCCCGAAGACGGTCAGGTCCAGCGCGCTCAGGGACTTCTTGAGTGTGTGCTCCGGCTCCTCGGTGTCCTGGATCGACTGCTCGACCGACTTGGTCCGCAAGACACCGCGACCTCGGCCTCTCACCTGCTGCGCACTGCTCATGGGCGTACCTTTCGCCTGGTCGACCGTCACCACTGCTGAACTGACCGAGTCTCCGCAATGGCCCGGAGGAGTCCGGTGCGGCAGGGCGACCGCCGGCGGTGATTCACCCGATGGGGCGTGCGGGGGGTGTGCGCCCGGCGGGACGGGCCACCCGTACGGCCGATCCGCGCGGCGGGACGGCACGGGGCCGCCGAGACTGGGACACCAGGGGCGCGAGAGCGCCGGAAGCACCGGTGGCAGGAGCCGCGCCGGAAGCCCCAGCGGTACCAGCCGCACCGGAAGCCCCGCCCGCACCGAAGGCACCCAGAGCACAGGAGACCGGCATGCTTCTCACCCGCCGTAACCGCCGTCACGACATCGGACTGCTCGCCCTGCGGCTGGGGACGGGCGGGGTGCTGGTCGCGCACGGCACGCAGAAGCTCTTCGGCTGGTTCGGCGGCCACGGGCTGCAGGGCACGGCCGGGGCCATGGAGCAGATGGGCTTCAGGCCCGGCCGGCACAGCGCGCTGGCGGCCGGGCTCGGCGAGGCCGGCGGCGGCGCGCTGCTGGCGCTGGGGCTGGCCACGCCGGCCGCGGGGGCGGCGGCGGCCGGCGCGATGGCGGGCGCGGTCTCGGTGCACGCCCCGGCCGGCTTCTTCGCCACCTCCGGCGGTTACGAGTACCCGGCGTTCCTCGGCCATGTGGCGGCCGGGCTGGGCCTGACCGGCCCCGGGCGCTACTCGCTGGACCACGCGACGGGCCACCGGCTGGACCGGCCGTGGATGGTCGCCGTCGCCTTCGGCGCGAGCGCCGTCGCGGCGGCCATGGTCGTCTCCCGCCGGGCGAAGGCCGCCGCCACGGCGTCCGACGGCGCCGGGGGCGGCCCGGACGCCGGGTGAGCCGGCTCCTGGAGCTCCTGGCTTCCGGAACTGCTGACTCCCGGAACTCTTCGGGAACAGGACGGGGCCCGCCCGAAAACGCTCCGGGCGGGCCCCGTCCTTGCCGCTGAACGGTAGGTGCGGCCGGGGTTCGGCCGCGTCAGTCGCGGGCGATCTCGGCGCGCTCCGCCTCGGACGCCGCCTCGGCCTCCGCCGCGTCGTCCTCGTAGCGCCCGTCCAGTTTGGCGACCAGCCCGGTCACCTGACGTGCGATGTCCGGCGCGGTCAGCCCGATCTCGGCCATGACCTCCTTGCGGGAGGCGTGGTCCAAGAACCGCTCCGGAATGCCGAAGTCGCGCAGCGGCAGATCCACACCCGCGTCCCGCAGCGCCTGGGCGATCGCCGAACCGACGCCACCGGAACGGCAGTTGTCCTCGACGGTCACCACGACCCGGTGCCCGGCCGCCAGGCCCGGCAGCGCCGGGTCGACCGGCTTGACCCAGCGCGGGTCCACGACGGTGGTGGAGATGCCCTGCTTGTCGAGCAGACCGGCGATCTCCAGGCACATCGGGGCGAGCGCGCCGACCGAGACGAGCAGGACGTCGGGCCGCTGAACGCCCTCGGCGGGCTCGCGCAGCACGTCCATGCCGCCGACCTGCCCCACGGCCTGGACGGCGGGGCCGACCTTGCCCTTGGAGTAGCGCACCACCGTGGGGGCGTCGTCGACCTCGACGGCTTCGCGCAACTGGGCCCGTACCTGGTCGGCGTCGCGCGGCGCGGCGATCCGCAGGCCGGGGACGACCTGGAGGAGGGACATGTCCCACATGCCGTTGTGCGAGGCGCCGTCGTCGCCGGTGACACCGGCCCGGTCCAGGACGAAGGTGACACCGCACTTGTGCAGCGCGACATCCATCAGGACCTGGTCGAAGGCGCGGTTGAGGAAGGTGGCGTAGACCGCGAAGACCGGGTGGAGGCCGCCGGTGGCCAGGCCCGCCGCGGAGACCGCGGCGTGCTGCTCGGCGATGCCCACGTCGTACACCCGGTCCGGGAAGGCGTCCGCGAACTTCTGGAGGCCGACGGGCTGGAGCATCGCGGCCGTGATCGCCACGATGTCCGGGCGCTCCTGGCCGAGCTTGACCATCTCCTCGCCGAAGACCGAGGTCCAGCTCGCGCCGGAGGCCGCGACCGGCAGTCCGGTGTCGGGGTGGATGACGCCGACGGCGTGGAAGCGGTCGGCCTCGTCCTGGACGGCCGGGGTGTAGCCGCGGCCCTTCTCGGTGAGGCAGTGGACGATGACCGGGCCGCCGAAGCGCTTGGCGCGCTGGAGGGCGGACTCCAGGGCCTCGATGTCGTGGCCGTCGATGGGGCCGACGTACTTCAGGCCCAGGTCCTCGAACATGCCCTGGGGCGCGATGAAGTCCTTCAGGCCCTTCTTGGCGCCGTGCAGCGTCTCGTACAGCGGCTTGCCGACGACCGGGGTGCGCTCCAGCAGGTCCTTGCCGCGGGCCAGGAAGCGTTCGTAGCCGTCGGTGGTACGGAGGGTGGCGAGGTGGTTGGCCAGGCCGCCGATGGTGGGCGCGTAGGAGCGCTCGTTGTCGTTGACGACGATGACCAGGGGGCGGTCCTTGGCGACGGCGATGTTGTTCAGCGCCTCCCAGGCCATGCCGCCGGTCAGCGCTCCGTCACCGATGACCGCGACGACCTGGTCGCCGCGGCCCAGCACCTGGTTGGCCTTGGCCAGGCCGTCGGCCCAGCCCAGGACGGTGGAGGCGTGGGAGTTCTCGATGACGTCGTGCTCGGACTCGGCGCGGGAGGGGTAGCCGGACAGGCCGCCCTTGGAGCGCAGCGTGGAGA
Encoded proteins:
- a CDS encoding ribonuclease D — protein: MTDAQKTAEDTTLRTSEDSPPEARTAPVPLLEPREGIPPVVATEEALAEVVAAFAGGTGPVAVDAERASGYRYGQRAYLVQLRREGAGSALIDPVGCPDLSVLGEAIGDAEWVLHAATQDLPCLRDIGMIPDRLFDTELAGRLAGFARVGLGAMVENVLGYALEKGHSAVDWSTRPLPEPWLRYAALDVELLVDLRDALEEELRRQGKLEWAHQEFAAIAAAPPAPPRKDPWRRTSGMHKVRRRRQMAVVRELWTARDQVAQRRDISPGKVLGDAAIVEAALNLPPNAHALAALPGFGHRMGRRQLEQWQAAVDRARALPESELPQPGQPLNGPPPPRSWADKDPAAAARLTAARTAVSALAERLNLPQENLITPDTVRRLCWEPPADPAPDAVAAALAARGARPWQVEQVAPVLAEALRTPTA
- a CDS encoding acetyl-CoA C-acyltransferase → MPRTARDVVFVDGVRTPFGKAGPKGIYHETRADDLVVKCIRELLRRNPDLDPARIDEVALAATTQIGDQGLTLGRTAGILAGLPQSVPGFSVDRMCAGAMTAVTSVAGGVAFGAYDIAVAGGVEHMGRHPMGEGVDPNPRFVSEKLVDQSALFMGMTAENLHDRFPHLTKQRADEYAVRSQEKAAKAYADGKIQADLVPISVRRTSAEAGETGWGLATADEPMRPGTTLENLANLKTPFRPHGRVTAGNAAGLNDGATASLIAAEDVARELGLPVKMRLVDYAFAGVEPEVMGIGPVPATEKALAKAGLTIDDIGLFEINEAFAVQVLSLLDHYGIADDDPRVNQYGGAIAFGHPLASSGVRLMTQLARQFEEQPHVRYGITTMCVGFGMGGTVIWENPHFEGAGK
- a CDS encoding 3-hydroxyacyl-CoA dehydrogenase NAD-binding domain-containing protein produces the protein MTTTTELLKGAAELFPDEVVTQAHVRHLELPGAGTFALITLDNGLDHTKPTTFGPQSLANLNTAIDQVEAEAKDGKITGVGITGKPFIFAVGADLKGVELLKRREDALAIGKGGHDVFKRLSGLAVPTFAYYNGAAMGGGVEVGLHCTYRTVSKALPAFSLPEVFLGLVPGWGGCVLLPNLIGADRAVSVIIENSLNQNKQLKGQQVFDLGIADAIFEGADFLEQSLLWTASVLKGDTEVVRADVDRGEAWDQAVQRGKGIADGKVHGAAPAAYRALDIIAAAKNGDLRQGFDAEDQALADLIMGGELRSGIYSFNLVQKRAKRPAGAPDKSLARPVTKVGVVGAGLMASQLALLFARRLEVPVVLTDIDQERIDKGVKYVHDEIDKLLLKGRVNQDKANRLKGLVTGHLDKAAAFGDADFVIEAVFEEMGVKQQVFAEVEAVVPEHAILATNTSSLSVTEMASKLKHPERVVGFHFFNPVAILPLLEIVRAEKTDDASLATAFSVAKSLKKTAVLVKDAPAFVVNRILTRFMGEIQNVIDEGTPVETAEKAVEPLGLPMSPLVLLELVGPAIGLHVSETLHGAFPDRFTVSPNLAAVVKAGKRGFYVYDSGKPELDPEVKALLKQGDTVLTEEQVRDRVLDAVAQEIGLMLEEGVVAEAQDIDLCLITGAGWPFHLGGITPYLDRTGVSERVNGKKFLAPGVASVPA
- a CDS encoding NTP pyrophosphohydrolase, with translation MGGLVIVDAANVVGSVPDGWWRDRHGAAERLRDALAGYAGRGLPGLVEPPVEIVLVVEGAARGVTSVEGVRVESASGSGDDRIVELVRDQGLRRDGEGPAREGSAEADSGCLVVTADRGLRERVRALGARVTGPRAVWGQGGTRPGRGT
- a CDS encoding glycosyltransferase family 39 protein, giving the protein MPVPRPPGLSLPRPPAAAPSVPGDGPGPPPSFWPPLLPVLAALALLTRLPSLRHPCCYPDEGFVATQARMLAAGGTLYGTVVDRKPPLLPWTYEAAFALFGDQTLWPLRAAAVLAQGTTAVLLAALARRRWGERVGRTAPILYLLVSIGLNPQDAQAANFEVFMLPWTAAALWCADRGRWLPAGLSVAAALLTKQTGGAVLLPVLCLLRGAPARPYAPARPYTSARPYASVQTRAFARLRALALLAAGLAGPLTAVALATGPGRFLFWTVTGSAAYVSVDGSVLRAAGRAAVNAGLLAASCAGLLVPLLMRRPGRCAGLWSWLLASAAAVTAGFHFFGHYYLQVLPPLALLGAAALDRLPRRAARRCLALCALSCGTFLAWGLAAGPAGLAHTRAVVAAVRGRTAATEPVLIWGMHPEQYWLAGRPPASRFLTAGLLTNFSGGRDGSRVGPRYAVPGAWTVLRRELAARPPALVLDDSRGEPYAPSRTPPLRAFLDAGYVRAGTVDGAVLYVPRPGRVPP
- a CDS encoding amino acid permease, yielding MSSAQQVRGRGRGVLRTKSVEQSIQDTEEPEHTLKKSLSALDLTVFGVGVVIGTGIFVLTGKIAKETAGPAVALSFVLAGAVCALAALCYAEFASTVPVAGSAYTFSYASLGELPAWIIGWDLVLELALGCAVVAVGWSGYIRSLLGTAGWHLPQSLSGTHEGRFGFDVLACLLVLALTAILVVGMKLSSRVTTVVVGVKVTVVLIVVIVGSFFITGANYHPFIPDSEPSHGAGGMAAPLSQLLFGFTPSDFGVMGIFAAAAVVFFAFIGFDIVATAAEETRNPQRDVPRGILGSLAICTVLYVAVSVVVTGMEKYSHLSTDAPLADAFKDLGHPFWAGLISFGAAVGLTSVCMILLLGQSRVFFAMSRDGLLPQVFSQVHPRFGTPYRSTVALGAVVAVVAGLTSIDELAELVNIGTLFAFVVVALGVIILRRVRPELPRAFRTPLVPLVPVLSVLASLWLMLNLPAETWLRFGIWMVVGFLVYFLYGRTHSRLGSRDRA
- a CDS encoding DoxX family protein translates to MLLTRRNRRHDIGLLALRLGTGGVLVAHGTQKLFGWFGGHGLQGTAGAMEQMGFRPGRHSALAAGLGEAGGGALLALGLATPAAGAAAAGAMAGAVSVHAPAGFFATSGGYEYPAFLGHVAAGLGLTGPGRYSLDHATGHRLDRPWMVAVAFGASAVAAAMVVSRRAKAAATASDGAGGGPDAG
- the dxs gene encoding 1-deoxy-D-xylulose-5-phosphate synthase → MLTRIKGPRDLDRLTPEQLGRLAGEIRTFLVDAVSKTGGHLGPNLGVVELTIALHRVFDSPKDRILFDTGHQSYVHKLLTGRQDFSTLRSKGGLSGYPSRAESEHDVIENSHASTVLGWADGLAKANQVLGRGDQVVAVIGDGALTGGMAWEALNNIAVAKDRPLVIVVNDNERSYAPTIGGLANHLATLRTTDGYERFLARGKDLLERTPVVGKPLYETLHGAKKGLKDFIAPQGMFEDLGLKYVGPIDGHDIEALESALQRAKRFGGPVIVHCLTEKGRGYTPAVQDEADRFHAVGVIHPDTGLPVAASGASWTSVFGEEMVKLGQERPDIVAITAAMLQPVGLQKFADAFPDRVYDVGIAEQHAAVSAAGLATGGLHPVFAVYATFLNRAFDQVLMDVALHKCGVTFVLDRAGVTGDDGASHNGMWDMSLLQVVPGLRIAAPRDADQVRAQLREAVEVDDAPTVVRYSKGKVGPAVQAVGQVGGMDVLREPAEGVQRPDVLLVSVGALAPMCLEIAGLLDKQGISTTVVDPRWVKPVDPALPGLAAGHRVVVTVEDNCRSGGVGSAIAQALRDAGVDLPLRDFGIPERFLDHASRKEVMAEIGLTAPDIARQVTGLVAKLDGRYEDDAAEAEAASEAERAEIARD